In one Agelaius phoeniceus isolate bAgePho1 chromosome 21, bAgePho1.hap1, whole genome shotgun sequence genomic region, the following are encoded:
- the NAIF1 gene encoding nuclear apoptosis-inducing factor 1: protein MAGRGADSGSHYASAAGRGPLSGAAGRAPYAICVSLAVPKGERGGPTPRGPEGPRGPPVVPGPGGGGALPPLGPAQRPSGPPGVTPCPVPVPPMAMASPPAPPAKKRKMNFSEREVEIIVEELERGKHLLVNHFNAGVPLAAKAAAWHDILRRVNAVATCHRELPEVKKKWSDLKTEVRRKVAQVRAAMEGGGESQNGGGNGPEGEEPAGAAAAPVILTPMQQRICNLLGEATIISLPSGDCGAGDGSDIPITASATTVTLTQIPAETAYHSLEDGVVEYCTTEAPTTVTAEAPLEMMAHQHEVSAKPQELKSRIALNSAKLLQEQRVTNLHVKEIAQHLEQQNDLLQMIRRSQEVQACAQERQAQAMEGTQAALSALIQVLRPMIKDFRRFLQSNTPNPSVTTEPGQTGQQDGFKTDF from the exons ATGGCAGGAAGAGGGGCCGATTCTGGAAGCCATTACGCCAGTGCCGCAGGGCGGGGGCCGTTGagcggggctgccgggcgggcgCCGTACGCAATTTGCGTATCGTTGGCGGTGCCAAAGGGGGAGCGGGGGGGACCGACCCCTCGGGGCCCTGAGGGGCCTCGGGGCCcccctgttgtccccggccccGGGGGTGGGGGGGCCCTGCCGCCCCTCGGCCCTGCCCAGCGTCCCTCAGGCCCCCCAGGTGTGACCCCGTGCCCCGTCCCGGTGCCCCCCATGGCCATGGCGTCGCCGCCGGCGCCCCCAGCCAAGAAGCGGAAGATGAATTTCTCGGAGCGGGAGGTGGAGATCATCGtggaggagctggagcgggGAAAGCACCTCCTCGTCAACCACTTCAACGCGGGCGTGCCGCTGGCCGCCAAGGCCGCCGCCTGGCACGACATCCTGCGCCGCGTCAACGCCGTCGCCACCTGCCACCGCGAGCTGCCCGAGGTCAAGAAGAAGTGGTCCGACCTCAAGACCGAGGTGCGGCGCAAAGTGGCCCAAGTGCGGGCTGCCATGGAAGGGGGAGGCGAGAGCCAGAACGGCGGCGGCAACGGGCCCGAGGGCGAGGAGCCGGCGGGCGCTGCGGCCGCCCCGGTGATCCTCACCCCCATGCAGCAGCGCATCTGCAACCTGCTGGGAGAGGCCACCATCATCAGCCTGCCGAGCGGCGACTGCGGCGCGGGTGACGGGAGCGACATCCCCATCACCGCGTCGGCCACCACGGTCACCCTGACCCAGA TTCCTGCAGAGACAGCCTACCACAGCCTGGAGGACGGCGTTGTGGAGTACTGCACCACGGAAGCCCCCACCACCGTCACGGCCGAGGCGCCCCTGGAGATGATGGCCCATCAGCACGAGGTGTCTGCCAAGCCCCAGGAGCTGAAAAGCCGCATTGCCCTCAACTCAGCCaagctcctgcaggagcagagggtgaCCAACCTGCATGTGAAGGAGATTgcccagcacctggagcagcagaacGACTTGCTGCAGATGATTCGCCGCTCGCAGGAGGTGCAGGCGTGTGCCCAGGAGCGGCAGGCACAGGCCATGGAGGGCACACAGGCGGCTCTGAGTGCCCTCATCCAGGTCCTCCGCCCCATGATTAAGGACTTCCGTCGATTTTTGCAGAGCAATACACCCAACCCATCGGTCACCACTGAGCCTGGCCAGACAGGGCAGCAAGATG GCTTTAAAACTGACTTCTAA